The proteins below are encoded in one region of Streptomyces sp. NBC_00490:
- the egtA gene encoding ergothioneine biosynthesis glutamate--cysteine ligase EgtA: protein MSDSVTDCSDCTEPRTALSAAEVEALVRGICFKTGPPRTVGVEVEWLVHELRLPQLPVPPERLEAAYAALRAVPLNSALTVEPGGQLELSSLPAASLTECIGTVSADLDAVRATLAEHGLGLVGVGNDPWHAPRRYLREPRYDAMEACLDRTGPAGRAMMCTSASVQVCLDAGYEEPGPLGHGRRWWLAHQLGPVLVAAFANSPLAGREPTGWVSTRQLLWMEIGAGRAGAPPLEGDPRESWARHVLDAPVMCIRQDDRAWDVPDHMTFRDWTRSATPRPPTREDLDYHLTTLFPPIRPRGHLELRMIDAQPGDDGWIVPLAVTTALFDDPEAAETAYRAVKPLAERALGLPAPHNPLWLDAARTGLGDPELHDVAVQCFTAALDALPRLGATAEVTDAVAAYLERYVRQGRCPADDLLDRLHGKDLRS from the coding sequence ATGTCCGATTCGGTTACCGACTGTAGCGACTGTACGGAGCCCCGCACCGCTCTGTCCGCCGCCGAGGTGGAGGCCCTTGTCCGGGGCATCTGCTTCAAGACCGGACCACCCCGCACCGTCGGGGTCGAGGTGGAATGGCTCGTCCACGAGCTGCGCCTGCCGCAGCTCCCCGTCCCACCCGAACGGCTCGAAGCGGCCTACGCCGCACTGCGGGCCGTTCCGCTGAACTCGGCGCTCACCGTCGAGCCCGGCGGCCAGCTGGAGCTGAGCTCCCTGCCCGCCGCCTCCCTGACGGAGTGCATCGGCACCGTCTCCGCCGACCTGGACGCCGTCCGCGCGACGCTCGCCGAGCACGGTCTCGGCCTCGTCGGCGTCGGCAACGATCCCTGGCACGCACCCCGCCGGTATCTGCGCGAACCCCGCTACGACGCCATGGAAGCCTGCCTGGACCGTACGGGCCCCGCCGGTCGCGCGATGATGTGCACCTCCGCCTCCGTGCAGGTGTGCCTCGACGCCGGCTACGAGGAGCCGGGGCCGCTCGGGCACGGGCGGCGCTGGTGGCTGGCCCACCAGCTGGGCCCGGTCCTGGTCGCCGCGTTCGCCAACTCCCCGCTGGCCGGCCGCGAGCCCACCGGCTGGGTCTCCACCCGCCAGCTGCTGTGGATGGAGATCGGCGCGGGCCGCGCGGGCGCTCCCCCGCTGGAGGGGGATCCGCGCGAGTCGTGGGCGCGGCACGTGCTCGACGCCCCGGTGATGTGCATCCGCCAGGACGACCGCGCCTGGGACGTCCCGGACCACATGACCTTCCGCGACTGGACCCGCTCCGCGACCCCGAGGCCGCCCACCCGCGAGGACCTCGACTACCACCTCACCACGCTGTTCCCGCCGATCAGACCGCGTGGCCACCTCGAGCTGCGCATGATCGACGCCCAGCCCGGCGACGACGGCTGGATCGTGCCGCTCGCCGTGACGACGGCGCTCTTCGACGACCCCGAGGCCGCCGAGACCGCCTACCGCGCGGTGAAACCGCTGGCCGAGCGGGCACTGGGGCTGCCCGCCCCGCACAACCCGCTCTGGCTCGACGCGGCCCGCACCGGCCTCGGCGACCCGGAACTGCACGACGTGGCCGTCCAGTGCTTCACGGCCGCCCTCGACGCGCTGCCCCGGCTCGGCGCGACCGCCGAGGTGACGGACGCCGTCGCGGCGTACCTGGAGCGGTACGTACGCCAGGGCCGCTGCCCCGCCGACGATCTGCTGGACCGGTTGCACGGGAAGGACCTCCGCTCATGA
- a CDS encoding TIGR02452 family protein → MSARLRGIAQQTEQIVEAGFYHASDGREVSIAAQSEAARAGTRMYGPDPVPVPELPHIDTLVEVTGESSLEAARRLGGVPAVLNFASARNPGGGYLNGAQAQEEALCRASALYVCVREARDFYDHHRAHRDAFYTDRVIHSPAVPVFRDDRGRLLDEPYTAGFLTAAAPNAGVVRRTVPQRTAELPRALAVRAERVLEVAAAEGYRRLVLGAWGCGVFQNDPAQVAGAFHALLGPGGRFASAFEHVVFGVLDRTPGRVVLSAFEKTFQVQP, encoded by the coding sequence GTGAGCGCGCGCCTGCGGGGCATCGCACAGCAGACGGAGCAGATCGTCGAGGCGGGGTTCTATCACGCCTCCGACGGACGCGAGGTGTCCATCGCCGCGCAGTCCGAGGCCGCACGGGCCGGTACGCGGATGTACGGGCCGGATCCCGTGCCCGTGCCGGAGCTCCCGCACATCGACACGCTCGTCGAGGTCACGGGCGAGAGCAGCCTGGAGGCCGCCCGGCGGCTCGGCGGGGTGCCGGCCGTCCTGAACTTCGCCTCCGCCCGTAACCCGGGCGGCGGGTATCTCAACGGCGCCCAGGCCCAGGAGGAGGCCCTGTGCCGCGCCTCCGCGCTGTACGTCTGCGTACGCGAGGCCAGGGACTTCTACGACCACCACCGCGCCCACCGCGACGCGTTCTACACGGACCGTGTCATCCACTCACCGGCCGTGCCCGTGTTCCGGGACGACCGCGGCCGCCTGCTGGACGAGCCGTACACCGCCGGCTTCCTGACCGCCGCCGCGCCGAACGCGGGCGTCGTACGGCGTACGGTGCCGCAGCGCACGGCCGAGCTGCCGCGCGCCCTGGCGGTGCGCGCCGAGCGGGTGCTGGAGGTGGCGGCGGCCGAGGGGTACCGGCGGCTGGTGCTGGGCGCGTGGGGCTGCGGGGTGTTCCAGAACGACCCCGCGCAGGTGGCGGGGGCGTTCCACGCGCTGCTGGGGCCGGGCGGGCGGTTCGCGTCGGCGTTCGAGCACGTGGTGTTCGGGGTGCTGGACCGCACGCCCGGCCGTGTGGTGCTGAGTGCTTTCGAGAAGACCTTTCAGGTCCAGCCGTAG
- a CDS encoding type II toxin-antitoxin system PemK/MazF family toxin, translating into MTAFTDENVPGRSGATATTEADPREVGRVRTEYSPAHDGDPDPGEIVWTWVPYEENDGRGKDRPVLVVAREAAGTFLAVQLSSKRHDGDREWVAIGSGPWDRTGRDSWVAVDRVLRLHEDGMRREACALDRMRFNLVRQRLHERYGWT; encoded by the coding sequence GTGACTGCGTTTACCGATGAGAACGTTCCCGGCCGCTCCGGCGCCACCGCCACCACCGAGGCCGACCCCCGCGAGGTGGGCCGGGTGCGTACCGAGTACTCACCCGCGCACGACGGCGACCCGGACCCGGGCGAGATCGTGTGGACCTGGGTGCCGTACGAGGAGAACGACGGCCGCGGCAAGGACCGGCCCGTGCTCGTGGTCGCCCGGGAGGCGGCCGGGACGTTCCTCGCCGTGCAGCTGTCCAGCAAGCGCCATGACGGGGACCGGGAGTGGGTGGCGATCGGCAGCGGGCCCTGGGACCGCACCGGCCGGGACTCCTGGGTGGCCGTCGACCGCGTCCTGCGCCTGCACGAGGACGGTATGCGCCGGGAGGCCTGTGCGCTGGACCGGATGCGGTTCAACCTGGTCAGGCAGCGGTTGCACGAGCGCTACGGCTGGACCTGA
- a CDS encoding SPFH domain-containing protein, with the protein MPMVIGVVAGVAVVAVLALIGVFKMMWRVAEPNEALIISGSKHKTEGLEEGMGFRIVTGRGTLVLPGVQAVRKLSLDLNETELHVDCVTHQGIPLKVRGVVIFKVGDDFVSIANAGRRFLDQQKLMSERVHNVFAGHLRSIVGGLTVEEMIRDREKLTGQTRAACGTEMEKLGLIVDSLQIHEIEDPTGYIQNLAMPHAAAVQRDARIAQAEANRLATEAEQKSFARMAEATRDSEILQAGYQAERDKAGAKARQAGPLADAAARQEVVVQETRIAELEANRREQQLQADVRKPADAQAYEKRTLAEAERDARISAAEAKAKETELAAAAEATRVKTAAGAEAEATKARGTAMAASTRATGEAEAAAAQARGLAQAEATKAKGLAEAEAIKARAAALAENQEAVVAQQLAENWPEIVRAGASAFGSVDNMVVLNGADGMADMLAKALTMGGTGLGLARQLLASMNQNGQEPAGTSSLNGIATPPSAQKVPMDDK; encoded by the coding sequence ATGCCGATGGTCATCGGCGTCGTTGCGGGGGTCGCGGTCGTGGCCGTCCTCGCGTTGATCGGTGTGTTCAAGATGATGTGGCGGGTGGCCGAGCCCAATGAGGCGCTCATCATCTCCGGCTCCAAGCACAAGACCGAGGGCCTCGAGGAAGGCATGGGGTTCCGCATCGTCACGGGGCGCGGCACGCTGGTGCTGCCCGGTGTGCAGGCGGTCCGCAAGCTGTCGCTCGACCTCAACGAGACCGAGCTGCACGTGGACTGCGTGACCCACCAGGGCATTCCGCTCAAGGTGCGGGGCGTGGTCATCTTCAAGGTGGGCGACGACTTCGTGTCGATCGCCAACGCGGGGCGCCGTTTCCTCGACCAGCAGAAGCTGATGTCGGAGCGGGTGCACAACGTGTTCGCCGGTCATCTGCGGTCCATCGTCGGCGGGTTGACCGTCGAGGAGATGATCCGCGACCGGGAGAAGCTCACCGGGCAGACCCGGGCCGCGTGCGGCACGGAGATGGAGAAGCTGGGGCTCATCGTCGACTCCCTGCAGATCCATGAGATCGAGGACCCGACCGGGTACATCCAGAACCTGGCGATGCCGCACGCGGCGGCCGTCCAGCGGGACGCCCGCATCGCGCAGGCGGAGGCGAACCGGCTGGCCACGGAGGCCGAGCAGAAGTCGTTCGCCCGGATGGCGGAGGCCACCCGGGACAGCGAGATCCTCCAGGCCGGCTATCAGGCCGAGCGGGACAAGGCGGGCGCGAAGGCGCGGCAGGCCGGTCCGCTCGCGGACGCCGCGGCCCGGCAGGAGGTCGTCGTCCAGGAGACCCGGATCGCCGAACTCGAGGCGAACCGGCGGGAGCAGCAGCTCCAGGCGGACGTCCGCAAGCCTGCGGACGCCCAGGCCTACGAGAAGCGCACGCTCGCCGAGGCCGAGCGGGACGCGCGGATCTCCGCGGCCGAGGCCAAGGCGAAGGAGACGGAGCTCGCGGCGGCGGCCGAGGCGACCCGGGTCAAGACGGCCGCGGGTGCCGAGGCCGAGGCGACCAAGGCGCGGGGTACGGCCATGGCGGCGTCGACCCGGGCCACCGGTGAGGCGGAGGCCGCGGCGGCTCAGGCCAGGGGTCTGGCACAGGCCGAGGCGACGAAGGCCAAGGGTCTGGCCGAGGCGGAGGCCATCAAGGCACGGGCCGCCGCTCTCGCCGAGAACCAGGAGGCGGTGGTCGCGCAGCAACTCGCCGAGAACTGGCCGGAGATCGTCAGGGCGGGCGCGTCCGCGTTCGGCAGCGTCGACAACATGGTGGTTCTCAACGGGGCCGACGGCATGGCGGACATGCTCGCCAAGGCGCTCACCATGGGCGGCACCGGGCTGGGGCTGGCACGTCAGCTGCTGGCGTCCATGAACCAGAACGGCCAGGAACCGGCGGGCACTTCGTCCCTCAACGGGATCGCGACACCGCCCTCGGCGCAGAAGGTGCCGATGGACGACAAGTGA
- a CDS encoding amidase gives MTLDRAAGLAESARALAAGEVTSRALLEQALERIAASQGSLNAFRVVRAEAALAEADAADRQLAAGARGPLLGVPVAVKDDMDVAGEPTAFGCQGEFPAVAEDGEAVRRLRAAGAVVVGKTNTCEFGQWPFTEGPAFGATRNPWSTEHTPGGSSGGSAAAVAAGLVPAALGSDGAGSVRIPASWTHLVGIKPQRGRISTWPRGESFQGITVNGTLARTVADAALLLDAASGNHDLDPHRPPAVDASGAVGRDPGRLRIALALKPPFTALPARLQPEVRAKVVELAEKLAALGHTVEEADPPYGQIGLTFIPRATVGLAERVGEAPFPALLDRRTRDAARLGRLLGGAPLRAARRAEAVLHRRIGGFFTSYDVILAPTTAAPPPRIGSMLKLGGLATDRAMIAACPFAWPWNVLGWPGVNVPAGFVGQGLPVGAQLLGPANSEPLLVSLAAQLEAELRWHEAWPPAREIATDSPAA, from the coding sequence ATGACGCTCGACCGTGCCGCAGGCCTGGCGGAGTCGGCCCGCGCGCTGGCCGCCGGGGAGGTGACCTCCCGGGCCCTCCTGGAGCAGGCCCTGGAGCGGATCGCCGCCAGCCAGGGGTCCCTCAACGCCTTCCGGGTCGTCCGGGCCGAGGCCGCGCTCGCCGAGGCGGACGCGGCGGACAGACAACTCGCCGCCGGAGCGCGCGGGCCGCTGCTCGGGGTACCCGTCGCCGTCAAGGACGACATGGACGTGGCGGGCGAGCCGACTGCGTTCGGCTGCCAGGGAGAGTTCCCGGCGGTGGCTGAAGACGGGGAAGCCGTACGGCGGTTGCGGGCGGCCGGAGCCGTCGTGGTCGGCAAGACCAACACCTGCGAGTTCGGGCAGTGGCCCTTCACCGAGGGGCCCGCCTTCGGCGCCACCCGCAATCCGTGGAGCACCGAGCACACCCCGGGCGGCTCCTCGGGCGGCTCGGCCGCCGCCGTCGCCGCCGGCCTCGTACCGGCCGCGCTCGGTTCGGACGGCGCCGGATCGGTGCGCATCCCGGCCTCCTGGACCCATCTCGTCGGCATCAAGCCGCAGCGCGGCCGCATCTCCACCTGGCCGCGCGGCGAGTCCTTCCAGGGCATCACCGTCAACGGCACCCTGGCCCGCACGGTCGCCGACGCCGCCCTCCTGCTGGACGCGGCGAGCGGCAACCACGACCTCGACCCGCACCGGCCGCCCGCCGTCGACGCCTCGGGCGCCGTCGGACGCGACCCCGGCAGGCTGCGCATCGCGCTCGCCCTGAAGCCGCCGTTCACCGCGCTGCCCGCACGGCTCCAGCCCGAAGTACGGGCGAAGGTCGTCGAACTCGCCGAGAAACTCGCCGCGTTGGGCCACACCGTCGAGGAGGCCGACCCCCCGTACGGGCAGATCGGGCTCACCTTCATCCCGCGCGCCACGGTCGGGCTCGCCGAGCGGGTCGGCGAGGCCCCCTTCCCCGCGCTGCTCGACCGGCGCACCCGGGACGCCGCCCGCCTCGGCCGGCTGCTGGGCGGGGCACCGCTGCGGGCGGCGCGGCGGGCCGAGGCGGTCCTGCACCGTCGAATCGGCGGATTCTTCACGTCGTACGACGTGATCCTCGCGCCGACCACGGCCGCTCCCCCGCCGCGCATCGGCTCGATGCTGAAGCTGGGCGGACTGGCCACCGACCGCGCCATGATCGCCGCCTGTCCCTTCGCCTGGCCGTGGAACGTGCTGGGCTGGCCCGGTGTCAATGTCCCCGCCGGGTTCGTCGGCCAAGGGCTGCCCGTCGGGGCGCAGTTGCTCGGTCCGGCGAACAGCGAGCCGCTGCTGGTCTCGCTGGCCGCGCAGCTGGAGGCGGAGCTGCGCTGGCACGAGGCATGGCCGCCGGCGCGGGAGATCGCGACGGATTCCCCGGCCGCGTGA
- a CDS encoding glycoside hydrolase family 43 protein gives MTTRPPAPSRRTLLRAMAALPASAVLMGGLPGAAFAAAPPSGSATRYTIVPFLNSNDGTVNVYQSDDALDFRLLQSSAYTPPSNRIRDASIFKHTNGYYYITYTTHTWQDASTTIGFARSSDRVNWTFLYDYTVPIANLSRAWAPEWFVDSDGSVNVIVSCSVTSDEWIFTPYLLKATNSGLTAWSSPVALSGIGANHIDTFLVKIGSTYHAFTKNETTKYIEYATASSLTGPYTISRTGDWAGWGSYREGPALVQLDNGAWRLFFDGYGDGTYYYSDSYDTFATWSAPAALPVVSGTARHFTVIKETVTGGPSLAKNVTRSFRSANYTTRYWQTQSSLLNLPVVTSSSTTAEKTASTFTVVAGLADSGGFSFRDSSGNYLRHWDFRARFDANDGTSTFAKDATFIARTGSTSGSIRFESYNYPGYYLRHYNYQLRVERSNGTDLFRTDSSFLPVTAWA, from the coding sequence GTGACCACACGACCCCCCGCCCCGTCCCGTCGCACCCTGCTGCGTGCGATGGCGGCCCTGCCCGCCTCGGCCGTACTGATGGGCGGCCTGCCCGGCGCGGCCTTCGCCGCAGCCCCGCCGAGCGGCTCCGCGACCCGCTACACCATCGTGCCGTTCCTCAACAGCAACGACGGCACGGTCAACGTCTACCAGTCGGACGACGCCCTCGACTTCCGGCTGCTGCAGTCCTCGGCCTACACCCCGCCGAGCAACAGGATCCGCGACGCCAGCATCTTCAAGCACACCAACGGCTACTACTACATCACCTACACCACCCACACCTGGCAGGACGCCAGCACCACGATCGGCTTCGCCCGCAGCTCCGACCGGGTCAACTGGACCTTCCTGTACGACTACACGGTCCCGATCGCCAACCTGTCCCGGGCCTGGGCGCCGGAGTGGTTCGTCGACAGCGACGGCAGTGTGAACGTCATCGTGTCCTGCTCCGTCACCAGCGACGAGTGGATCTTCACGCCGTATCTGCTGAAGGCGACGAACTCCGGTCTCACCGCGTGGAGTTCACCGGTCGCTCTCTCCGGCATCGGCGCGAACCACATCGACACGTTCCTCGTGAAGATCGGCTCGACGTACCACGCGTTCACCAAGAACGAGACGACCAAGTACATCGAGTACGCGACGGCCTCCTCGCTGACCGGCCCCTACACGATCTCCAGGACCGGCGACTGGGCCGGCTGGGGCAGCTACCGCGAGGGCCCGGCGCTCGTCCAGCTCGACAACGGCGCCTGGCGGCTCTTCTTCGACGGCTACGGCGACGGCACCTACTACTACAGCGACAGCTACGACACGTTCGCGACCTGGTCCGCCCCGGCGGCCCTGCCCGTGGTCTCCGGTACGGCCCGTCACTTCACGGTGATCAAGGAGACGGTGACGGGCGGCCCGAGCCTGGCGAAGAACGTCACGCGCTCCTTCCGGTCGGCCAACTACACCACCCGCTACTGGCAGACGCAGTCCTCTCTGCTCAACCTCCCGGTGGTGACCAGCTCCAGCACCACCGCCGAGAAGACGGCGTCGACCTTCACCGTCGTGGCCGGCCTCGCGGACTCGGGCGGCTTCTCGTTCCGCGACTCCTCCGGCAACTACCTGCGCCACTGGGACTTCCGCGCCCGCTTCGACGCGAACGACGGCACGTCGACGTTCGCCAAGGACGCGACGTTCATCGCCCGCACGGGGAGCACGAGCGGCTCGATCCGCTTCGAGTCGTACAACTACCCCGGGTACTACCTGCGCCACTACAACTACCAGCTGCGGGTGGAGCGTTCGAACGGCACCGATCTCTTCCGGACGGACAGCTCCTTCCTGCCGGTGACCGCCTGGGCCTGA
- a CDS encoding TolB-like translocation protein, producing MTTEPKRNQMTPLRRRLIVLVTAVLLLAGLGTGMVLRAADRADRANRPQAGGPAVSGGKVTLGQKDRLMFVNAAAGPHRTAVASVPSTEPGSGRTASDLKCARFYAAAGTGVCLQSDTGVLKQNNRALLLDSDLRTRHTYSLAGTPSRARVSPSGRFVAWTVFVSGESYASAFFSTRTSVLDTRTMKLTPSLETFAIDLDGRSYKAADVNYWGVTFAADDDTFYATLNTDNKTYLVRGSLSRQTVTTLIENVECPSLSPDGTRVAFKKRVLSRTDLWREYVLDLRTLKETPLAERHSVDDQATWLDDETVAYALPAEGKVGASDLWSVPANGTGTPRLLIAGASSPAPL from the coding sequence ATGACGACTGAACCGAAGAGGAACCAGATGACACCGCTGCGCCGCCGACTGATCGTCCTCGTCACGGCGGTGCTGCTGCTCGCGGGGCTGGGCACCGGCATGGTCCTGCGCGCCGCCGACCGAGCGGACCGGGCGAACCGGCCGCAGGCGGGCGGCCCCGCCGTCAGCGGGGGCAAGGTGACGCTCGGCCAGAAGGACCGGCTGATGTTCGTCAACGCCGCCGCCGGCCCGCACCGCACCGCGGTCGCCTCGGTCCCGTCCACCGAGCCGGGGAGCGGGCGGACCGCCTCGGACCTGAAGTGCGCGCGCTTCTACGCGGCCGCCGGCACGGGCGTGTGCCTCCAGTCCGACACCGGCGTCCTCAAGCAGAACAACCGGGCCCTGCTCCTGGACTCCGACCTGCGCACCCGGCACACCTACTCGCTCGCGGGCACCCCCAGCCGGGCCCGGGTCTCCCCCAGCGGCCGCTTCGTCGCCTGGACCGTCTTCGTCTCGGGCGAGTCCTACGCGTCCGCGTTCTTCTCCACCAGGACCTCGGTCCTGGACACCCGCACCATGAAGCTGACCCCCAGCCTGGAGACGTTCGCCATCGATCTGGACGGCAGGTCCTACAAGGCGGCGGACGTCAACTACTGGGGTGTCACCTTCGCCGCCGACGACGACACCTTCTACGCCACCCTGAACACGGACAACAAGACGTACCTGGTCCGCGGTTCGCTCTCCCGGCAGACGGTGACCACCCTGATCGAGAACGTGGAGTGCCCGTCCCTGTCCCCCGACGGGACCCGGGTCGCCTTCAAGAAGCGGGTGCTGTCGCGGACGGATCTCTGGCGCGAATACGTCCTCGATCTGCGCACCCTGAAGGAGACTCCCCTGGCCGAACGCCACAGCGTCGACGACCAGGCCACCTGGCTGGACGACGAGACGGTCGCCTACGCGCTGCCCGCCGAGGGCAAGGTCGGCGCCAGCGACCTGTGGAGCGTGCCCGCGAACGGCACGGGCACGCCCCGTCTGCTGATCGCCGGTGCTTCCTCCCCGGCGCCGCTCTAG
- a CDS encoding MFS transporter, translating to MYLTDRSAPAGADTERGRRRGLRPKVAPVVLVLGTVSLITDISSEMVTAVLPLYLVTTLGFSPLGFGALDGVYNGVSALVQLTGGHLADRARNHKLIAGLGYGLSALCKPLLLLTSSIGALGTVLALDRTGKGLRTAPRDAMISLSTPSDRQGRAFGIHRAMDTTGAMLGPLAAFLILNAAADGYDAVFGVSACVAVLGVVVLVLFVPGRRQDTVPDGAGTLHDAPTDAAGAPQGRPPVRVREALALLRLPRLRALAGCAALLGLTTVSDAFVYLLLQRRAGLAEEWFPLLPLGTAVVFLLLAVPFGALADRIGRHTVFLAGHMALLTAYALLLWAPATPALPFLVLALHGVFYAATDGVLPAALSATVPEHLRASGLAIVGTSQALARFCCSLGFGAAWTVWGYGPALAGSAVGLLCCAVVAGMVLRPKDGTG from the coding sequence ATGTATCTCACCGACCGCTCCGCACCCGCCGGGGCGGACACCGAGCGGGGCCGAAGACGCGGCCTGCGGCCCAAGGTCGCCCCGGTCGTGCTCGTGCTGGGCACGGTCAGCCTGATCACCGACATCTCCTCGGAGATGGTCACCGCCGTCCTGCCGCTCTACCTGGTGACCACGCTCGGTTTCAGTCCCCTGGGATTCGGCGCCCTCGACGGTGTCTACAACGGCGTCAGCGCGCTGGTCCAGCTCACCGGCGGTCACCTCGCCGACCGCGCCCGCAACCACAAGCTGATCGCCGGGCTCGGATACGGCCTGTCCGCGCTGTGCAAACCGCTGCTGCTGCTCACGAGCAGCATCGGCGCGCTCGGCACGGTCCTCGCCCTGGACCGCACCGGCAAGGGCCTGCGCACCGCCCCGCGCGACGCGATGATCTCCCTGTCCACCCCGTCCGACCGCCAGGGCCGGGCCTTCGGCATCCACCGGGCGATGGACACCACCGGCGCGATGCTCGGCCCGCTGGCGGCGTTCCTCATCCTCAACGCGGCGGCCGACGGCTACGACGCCGTGTTCGGGGTGAGCGCGTGCGTGGCCGTGCTCGGCGTGGTCGTCCTGGTGCTGTTCGTGCCGGGCAGACGGCAGGACACGGTGCCCGACGGGGCAGGCACACTCCACGATGCTCCGACCGATGCGGCGGGCGCGCCGCAGGGCAGGCCGCCCGTCCGCGTCCGTGAGGCGCTCGCCCTGCTCCGGCTGCCTCGGCTGCGGGCCCTCGCCGGCTGTGCCGCGCTGCTCGGACTGACCACCGTCAGCGACGCGTTCGTCTACCTGCTCCTGCAACGGCGCGCGGGCCTCGCCGAGGAGTGGTTCCCGCTGCTGCCGCTGGGCACCGCCGTCGTCTTCCTGCTGCTGGCCGTGCCCTTCGGCGCGCTGGCCGACCGGATCGGACGGCACACCGTGTTCCTCGCCGGGCACATGGCCCTGCTCACCGCCTACGCGCTGCTGCTGTGGGCCCCGGCCACACCCGCCCTGCCCTTCCTCGTCCTCGCCCTGCACGGCGTGTTCTACGCCGCCACCGACGGGGTGCTGCCCGCCGCCCTGTCCGCCACGGTGCCCGAGCATCTGCGCGCCAGCGGTCTCGCCATCGTCGGCACGAGTCAGGCGCTGGCCCGGTTCTGCTGCTCGCTGGGGTTCGGCGCCGCCTGGACGGTGTGGGGCTACGGCCCGGCGCTGGCGGGTTCCGCGGTCGGGCTGCTGTGCTGCGCGGTCGTCGCGGGCATGGTGCTGAGGCCGAAGGACGGCACCGGATGA
- a CDS encoding glycosyltransferase, which yields MTSIVIPAHNEAQVIARLLDSLLADSESREDENDIVVVCNGCTDDTARIAAARGPRVRVVEIPTPSKHAALRAGDDHARGFPRVYVDADVVITGADVRALTEPLDDGVSGILATAPARRIPLDGCAWRVRAYYRVWQRLPVVREGLFGRGVIAVSKAGHARIAALPPLMADDLAASLAFAPAERLVVGAAEVVVHPPRTWPDLINRRIRAAVSTTQVEQHRGPEEATARTSKADLIALLRAEPKLLPAVVVFVAAAVVARRKAQKAVRAQDFGTWLRDESSRQN from the coding sequence GTGACGAGCATCGTGATCCCGGCCCACAACGAAGCGCAAGTCATCGCCCGGCTACTGGATTCACTTCTGGCCGATTCCGAATCCCGCGAGGACGAAAACGACATCGTGGTCGTATGCAATGGCTGCACGGACGACACGGCGCGGATCGCCGCCGCCCGCGGCCCCCGTGTGCGGGTGGTCGAGATCCCCACCCCGTCCAAGCACGCCGCCCTGCGGGCCGGTGACGATCACGCGCGCGGCTTCCCCCGCGTCTACGTGGACGCCGACGTCGTGATCACGGGAGCCGACGTACGGGCGCTGACGGAACCCCTGGACGACGGCGTCTCGGGCATCCTCGCCACCGCGCCCGCACGGCGGATTCCCCTGGACGGCTGTGCCTGGCGGGTGCGTGCCTACTACCGGGTGTGGCAGCGACTGCCGGTCGTGCGCGAGGGGTTGTTCGGCCGGGGCGTCATCGCGGTCTCCAAGGCCGGACATGCCCGGATCGCCGCGCTGCCGCCGCTGATGGCCGACGACCTGGCCGCGTCCCTGGCGTTCGCCCCCGCGGAGCGGCTCGTGGTCGGCGCGGCCGAGGTCGTCGTCCACCCGCCGCGTACCTGGCCGGATCTGATCAATCGGCGGATCCGGGCCGCGGTCTCCACCACCCAGGTCGAGCAGCACCGGGGACCGGAGGAGGCCACCGCCCGCACGAGCAAGGCGGATCTCATCGCCCTGCTCCGCGCGGAGCCGAAGCTCCTCCCTGCCGTCGTGGTCTTCGTCGCCGCGGCGGTCGTCGCCCGGCGCAAGGCCCAGAAGGCCGTCAGGGCCCAGGACTTCGGCACCTGGCTGCGGGACGAGAGCAGCCGGCAGAACTGA